One stretch of candidate division TA06 bacterium DNA includes these proteins:
- a CDS encoding recombinase family protein has product METQTNPRKLRYVLYARKSSEAEDRQVQSIPDQIDRLERLAREKGLQITARLEEQKSAKNPDERPEFKKLVGLVKAGKIDGILCWQINRLSRNPVDSGEISWLLQQGKLKSIQTYEREYLPEDNVLLFSVESGMANQYIIELRKNVKRGTDSKLAKGWAPNRPPLGYLNDKSEKTIVRDPERFVIIRKMWDLMLTGTYTVPKVLDKATKEWGLRTRKSKKLGGRILSVSGAYKIFGSVFYTGLIPYMGKLYEGKHEPMVTMAEFERVQAMLHKPEKQNEEVYEFPYTGMVRCGECGCMVTAEVQVKRSKTKPGQFKNHVYYHCTLRNKYQKCGQRKYVRGADLDTQISDLLSKVTILPEFRDWALESLSKANGREIEERTAIFESQHRALAQAQRSLDNLTQMRYKDMIGDEEFLVEKNKLQEQITILKTKMKETDSRTTDWLELTEKAFHFASNARLAFLQGDVQTKREILTALGSNLILKNQKLSLTTSCWLAPIEVHYPPLEEAYRAFEPSQVIGKSKRTDAKASVLPEWLAEVDDICNWLMSVECSIYYHSLQSIDDMIKQSEELTRTG; this is encoded by the coding sequence ATGGAAACACAAACCAATCCCAGGAAGCTTAGGTATGTCCTCTATGCCAGGAAAAGCTCTGAGGCCGAGGACAGACAGGTCCAATCCATCCCTGATCAGATTGACCGGCTGGAACGTCTGGCCAGGGAAAAGGGCCTTCAGATCACGGCGCGCCTGGAAGAGCAGAAATCAGCCAAAAATCCCGATGAGCGGCCGGAATTCAAGAAACTGGTGGGCTTGGTCAAGGCTGGCAAGATTGACGGGATCCTTTGCTGGCAGATTAACCGGCTCAGCAGAAATCCGGTAGACAGCGGGGAAATCAGCTGGTTATTACAACAGGGCAAACTCAAATCCATCCAGACCTACGAACGGGAATATTTGCCCGAAGACAACGTACTTTTATTCAGCGTGGAAAGCGGCATGGCCAATCAGTACATCATCGAGCTTAGGAAGAATGTCAAACGTGGAACCGACAGCAAGCTGGCCAAGGGCTGGGCACCAAACCGACCACCGCTGGGATATCTGAATGACAAGAGCGAAAAGACCATCGTCAGGGATCCGGAACGCTTTGTTATAATCCGGAAGATGTGGGATCTGATGTTGACCGGAACCTACACCGTGCCCAAAGTGCTGGATAAGGCCACCAAGGAATGGGGATTGAGGACACGAAAGTCAAAGAAGCTGGGCGGCAGGATACTTTCGGTATCAGGGGCGTACAAGATTTTTGGTTCGGTCTTCTACACCGGCCTGATCCCCTACATGGGAAAACTTTACGAAGGCAAGCATGAGCCGATGGTCACGATGGCGGAGTTTGAACGGGTCCAGGCCATGCTCCACAAGCCCGAGAAGCAAAACGAGGAAGTATATGAATTCCCATATACCGGTATGGTCCGGTGCGGGGAGTGCGGGTGCATGGTAACGGCCGAGGTCCAGGTCAAGCGGAGCAAAACTAAGCCTGGCCAGTTCAAGAACCATGTCTACTACCACTGTACGCTGCGCAATAAGTATCAAAAGTGCGGACAAAGAAAATATGTCCGAGGCGCCGACTTGGATACTCAGATATCGGATCTGCTGTCAAAGGTTACCATACTGCCGGAGTTTAGAGATTGGGCGCTGGAATCCTTGAGTAAGGCCAATGGCAGGGAGATTGAAGAACGAACGGCTATCTTTGAATCCCAGCATAGAGCACTGGCCCAAGCCCAACGGAGCCTTGACAACCTTACCCAGATGCGCTACAAGGATATGATTGGCGATGAGGAATTTTTAGTGGAGAAGAACAAGTTACAGGAACAAATCACTATACTGAAAACCAAAATGAAAGAAACGGATAGTCGCACAACGGACTGGCTGGAGTTGACGGAAAAGGCCTTCCATTTCGCCAGCAATGCCAGGTTAGCCTTCCTCCAGGGCGATGTCCAGACCAAGCGGGAGATATTGACTGCGTTAGGTTCGAACCTGATTTTAAAGAACCAAAAGCTAAGTCTGACAACGAGTTGCTGGTTGGCGCCTATCGAGGTTCACTACCCTCCCCTTGAGGAAGCATATCGTGCGTTCGAACCGTCGCAAGTCATTGGAAAATCAAAAAGGACT
- a CDS encoding toprim domain-containing protein, producing the protein MYFKLRQDPDAGSEKITWPSGAMHLFNSASIKEETEKLLICEGELDCLAATANGITTVTSTHGAMNFKMEWLEGVRKDQPIYLCFDNDPTGHKAAVKHAQALFKAGFSAVHIITLPDEVGDKGDLTDYFTKLQGKPEDLFTTYAAPYPTRIDTSKFQEMGFEDIAKVLDLTIVEENVNKVIAFLAMLSAYSPDSQLNVSFNAPSSYGKTYIIQEVAKLYPKENVTKLSKCTAAAFYHDVGEYDEEENMHVINFKNTVIIFLDQPNQDLMSRLRTLLSHDDKELLSKITDKSERYGLRAKNVKFVGWPVVVYCTAGQLMDEQEATRFIILSPDTNEERLKESVKMTMARQSNPAKFTASLENQPSRILIRNRILGIQQAEIEEIKIPESLLPGIYERFTTDRKLKPRDQRDIARLLNIAKIFALLNHWFREKQGKTLVVAEKDIAEAFKIWEQIAESQDLSVAPYILSVFTEVILPLFKKQNTNNSGTNPKGITRQEIVVAYAQVFGHTMSETKLRQDILPPLEEAGLIYQEADENNRRKMLVFVPEGLTSEPQGGVK; encoded by the coding sequence TTGTACTTCAAATTACGGCAAGACCCGGATGCCGGTTCGGAAAAAATAACCTGGCCCAGCGGGGCTATGCATTTGTTCAATTCAGCGTCCATAAAAGAAGAAACCGAAAAGCTGCTGATATGCGAGGGCGAACTGGACTGCCTGGCCGCTACCGCCAATGGAATAACCACCGTCACCTCCACCCACGGAGCCATGAATTTCAAGATGGAATGGCTGGAAGGTGTCCGAAAGGATCAGCCAATTTACCTCTGTTTTGATAATGACCCCACCGGGCACAAGGCGGCAGTCAAACACGCTCAGGCGCTGTTTAAAGCCGGGTTCTCCGCGGTTCATATAATCACGCTGCCAGACGAGGTCGGCGACAAGGGTGATTTGACAGACTATTTTACAAAATTGCAGGGCAAGCCGGAAGACCTGTTCACCACCTATGCGGCCCCCTACCCAACCCGCATCGACACCAGCAAGTTCCAGGAGATGGGCTTTGAGGATATTGCCAAGGTGCTGGATTTGACCATCGTGGAAGAAAATGTCAACAAGGTAATAGCGTTTCTGGCCATGCTTTCGGCATATAGTCCGGACAGCCAGCTGAATGTTTCCTTCAATGCCCCGTCCTCCTACGGAAAAACCTATATTATCCAAGAGGTGGCCAAATTATACCCAAAGGAGAACGTGACCAAACTTTCCAAGTGTACAGCCGCGGCCTTCTATCATGATGTGGGCGAATACGATGAGGAAGAAAATATGCATGTCATCAATTTTAAAAACACCGTGATCATATTTCTGGACCAGCCCAACCAGGACCTGATGTCGAGGTTGAGGACGCTTTTATCGCACGACGATAAAGAGCTACTGTCTAAGATAACCGATAAGTCAGAGCGATATGGTCTGAGAGCTAAAAACGTCAAATTTGTCGGCTGGCCGGTGGTGGTCTACTGCACTGCCGGGCAACTGATGGACGAACAGGAAGCCACCAGGTTCATTATATTGAGCCCGGATACCAACGAAGAGCGGTTAAAAGAATCGGTGAAGATGACCATGGCCCGGCAAAGCAACCCGGCCAAATTTACAGCCTCCCTGGAAAACCAGCCAAGCCGTATTTTGATAAGGAATCGGATTCTGGGGATCCAACAAGCCGAGATAGAGGAGATCAAAATCCCAGAGTCCCTGTTGCCCGGTATCTATGAACGTTTTACCACAGACCGCAAATTAAAACCCAGGGATCAGCGGGACATTGCCCGGCTATTGAATATTGCCAAGATTTTTGCCCTTTTAAACCACTGGTTCCGGGAGAAACAGGGCAAAACGTTGGTCGTGGCTGAAAAGGATATTGCCGAAGCCTTCAAAATCTGGGAACAAATAGCAGAATCACAGGATTTGAGCGTGGCCCCGTATATCCTTAGCGTTTTTACCGAGGTCATATTGCCGTTATTCAAAAAGCAAAATACAAATAACAGCGGCACAAACCCCAAAGGCATTACCCGGCAGGAAATAGTAGTGGCGTATGCCCAAGTTTTCGGGCATACCATGAGTGAAACCAAGCTTCGACAGGATATATTGCCCCCGTTGGAGGAGGCGGGCTTAATCTACCAAGAAGCTGACGAAAACAACCGCCGCAAAATGCTGGTTTTTGTGCCTGAAGGACTGACCAGTGAGCCGCAGGGTGGGGTAAAATAG
- a CDS encoding helix-turn-helix transcriptional regulator, which yields MELSEKIHQARRGLKMRQGQLAKTVEMSQAALSRIEAGKSQYIRPNTLAKLAKALNVSVDYLVGS from the coding sequence ATGGAACTGAGTGAAAAAATCCACCAGGCAAGACGGGGCTTGAAGATGCGGCAAGGACAATTAGCAAAAACAGTGGAAATGTCCCAAGCGGCGTTGTCCCGGATCGAAGCCGGTAAAAGCCAATATATCCGGCCAAACACGTTGGCAAAATTAGCGAAAGCGCTGAACGTGTCAGTAGATTATCTGGTTGGCAGTTAA
- a CDS encoding class I SAM-dependent DNA methyltransferase, producing MPLSWNEIKHNAISFSHEWETASRENAEAKTFWDEFFGVFGVKRRVVASFEEPIKKLNGQYGYIDLFWSGMLLVEHKSRGKDLSKAGSQAFQYIQDLVSQGRQSEVPRYVIVSDFAKIALHDLEPVGQRDLPLFDQWRVETVEFPLTELHRYIHAFAFIPGYKQHTYENQDPINLEAVGILGNLHDTLESGGYQGHELERFLVRILFCMFAEDTGIFERETFKLYIENHTKEDGSDLGLHLARLFEVLNTPPENRQKNLDEDLTLFRYVNGALFAEKLHFADFNRDMRNALLACTRFDWSQISPAIFGSLFQAVMEPKERRQSGGHYTSERDILKVVRSLFLDDLRAEFEKIKKNKPELERFHKKLASLKFLDPACGCGNFLVITYRELRQLENELLKELTGQQVHDIEHLSKIDVDAFYGIEIKEWPARIAEVAMWLMDHQMNLKLAEMFGQYYARLPLRKSPTILCGNALREDWKKLLPPEKCSFVLGNPPFVGAKFQTEEQRADICSVMVGVESSGLLDYVTGWYFKAAQYIQGTKVTVGFVSTNSISQGEQAGALWLPLFQIFGLKIHFAHRTFSWASDARGKAHVHVVIIGFGAFNKSPKQIYDYPQEGQSIVQTAKNISPYLVEGSDQAILNRMKPLCNVPEMGIGNKPIDDGNYLFTPAEKKEFLRAEPEAKEYFKIWIGADEFINGIERWCLWLGECPPDKLREMSHAKARVEAVKKFRLASKSAPTRKIAEMPTRFHVENMPKRSYLLIPRVSSERRKYIPIGFISPTILSSDATLIIPNATPFHFGILSSAMHMAWVRQVCGRLKSDYRYSNKLVYNNYPWPENPSLTQRQAVEEAAQAVIDVRKEFKDSTLADLYDPLSMPPKLVKAHAQLDKAVDKCYRSNPFDSERQRIEYLFGLYEKLTAPLVTGLSKKKPRRKK from the coding sequence ATGCCACTTAGCTGGAACGAAATCAAACATAACGCTATCAGTTTTTCCCACGAATGGGAAACCGCCTCCCGCGAGAATGCCGAGGCTAAAACTTTTTGGGACGAGTTCTTTGGCGTGTTCGGCGTCAAACGCAGGGTGGTGGCCAGTTTTGAGGAGCCGATCAAAAAACTCAACGGGCAGTACGGCTATATTGACCTGTTCTGGAGCGGGATGCTTTTGGTGGAGCATAAGAGCCGGGGCAAGGATCTAAGCAAGGCTGGGTCCCAGGCTTTTCAATACATTCAGGATTTGGTGAGCCAGGGCCGCCAAAGCGAGGTTCCCCGCTATGTAATAGTCTCGGATTTTGCCAAAATCGCATTGCACGACCTGGAGCCGGTGGGCCAGCGCGATCTGCCCTTGTTTGACCAGTGGCGGGTGGAAACGGTGGAGTTCCCCTTAACCGAACTGCACAGATACATCCACGCCTTTGCCTTCATACCCGGCTATAAACAGCACACTTACGAAAACCAGGACCCGATAAACCTGGAAGCCGTGGGCATATTGGGCAACCTTCACGACACTTTGGAGTCGGGCGGCTATCAGGGCCACGAACTGGAACGTTTTTTAGTGCGCATCCTTTTCTGCATGTTTGCCGAAGACACCGGGATATTTGAGCGCGAAACTTTCAAACTGTACATCGAAAACCACACCAAGGAGGACGGCTCCGATCTGGGCCTGCATCTGGCACGGCTGTTTGAGGTCTTGAACACTCCGCCGGAAAACCGCCAGAAGAACCTTGACGAAGACCTTACGTTATTCCGCTATGTCAACGGCGCGCTGTTTGCCGAAAAACTGCACTTTGCAGATTTCAACCGGGACATGCGCAATGCCCTTTTAGCCTGCACCCGGTTTGACTGGTCACAGATCTCCCCGGCCATTTTCGGATCGCTTTTTCAGGCGGTGATGGAACCCAAGGAGCGGCGGCAGTCCGGCGGGCATTACACCAGCGAGCGCGATATCCTTAAAGTTGTGCGGTCTTTGTTTTTGGACGACCTGCGGGCCGAATTCGAGAAAATTAAGAAGAACAAGCCGGAACTGGAGCGGTTCCACAAAAAACTGGCCAGTTTGAAGTTTTTGGACCCGGCCTGCGGCTGCGGCAACTTTTTGGTGATCACCTACCGCGAATTGCGCCAGTTGGAAAATGAATTGCTTAAAGAACTAACCGGCCAGCAGGTGCATGATATTGAGCATCTGTCAAAAATAGATGTTGATGCGTTCTACGGGATAGAGATCAAGGAATGGCCGGCCCGGATAGCGGAAGTGGCCATGTGGCTGATGGACCACCAGATGAATTTGAAACTGGCTGAAATGTTCGGCCAATACTATGCCCGTTTGCCCTTGCGCAAAAGCCCGACCATATTATGCGGCAATGCACTGAGGGAGGATTGGAAGAAATTATTGCCGCCGGAGAAATGCAGTTTTGTTTTGGGCAATCCCCCGTTTGTGGGGGCTAAATTCCAAACTGAGGAACAACGGGCCGACATATGCAGTGTTATGGTTGGAGTTGAAAGTAGCGGACTGTTGGACTATGTGACGGGGTGGTATTTCAAAGCGGCACAATATATCCAAGGCACAAAAGTAACGGTTGGTTTTGTTTCCACAAATTCCATCAGCCAAGGAGAACAGGCTGGAGCATTGTGGCTGCCGTTGTTTCAGATATTTGGGCTGAAAATTCATTTTGCACACCGGACTTTTTCCTGGGCTAGCGATGCCCGGGGTAAGGCACATGTTCATGTCGTGATAATAGGTTTCGGAGCTTTCAATAAAAGCCCAAAACAAATCTATGATTATCCACAAGAGGGGCAATCAATCGTTCAAACGGCAAAGAATATCAGTCCGTACCTGGTGGAGGGCTCCGATCAGGCGATTTTGAACAGGATGAAGCCATTGTGCAATGTGCCAGAGATGGGAATTGGCAATAAACCCATAGATGATGGGAATTATCTTTTTACGCCCGCAGAGAAGAAAGAATTCCTCCGCGCCGAGCCGGAAGCAAAGGAATATTTCAAGATATGGATTGGCGCAGATGAATTCATCAACGGCATCGAGCGGTGGTGTCTGTGGCTGGGTGAATGCCCACCAGACAAACTGAGGGAAATGTCCCATGCAAAAGCGAGGGTTGAGGCCGTAAAGAAATTTCGTTTGGCAAGCAAAAGCGCCCCGACCAGAAAAATAGCTGAAATGCCAACGAGGTTCCATGTTGAGAATATGCCAAAACGATCATATTTATTGATACCAAGAGTGTCTTCCGAACGCAGAAAATATATACCGATTGGTTTTATCTCGCCGACCATTTTGTCAAGTGATGCCACCTTGATAATCCCTAATGCAACCCCATTCCATTTTGGGATTCTATCGTCCGCAATGCACATGGCTTGGGTGCGGCAAGTATGTGGCCGTTTAAAATCTGATTATCGTTATTCCAACAAACTAGTTTACAACAATTACCCTTGGCCGGAAAATCCCAGCCTTACACAGCGCCAAGCCGTAGAAGAAGCCGCCCAGGCCGTGATAGATGTGCGCAAGGAATTCAAGGATTCCACTTTGGCCGATCTTTACGATCCTCTTTCCATGCCGCCAAAGTTGGTCAAAGCCCATGCCCAGTTGGACAAGGCGGTTGATAAGTGCTACCGTTCAAACCCTTTTGACAGTGAGCGCCAGCGGATAGAATATTTATTTGGGCTTTACGAAAAACTGACTGCGCCGTTGGTGACGGGCTTGAGTAAAAAGAAACCCCGCCGGAAGAAATAG
- the rnhA gene encoding ribonuclease HI codes for MSNAPKEIIIYTDGGAEPNPGPGGYGVVIIDEIGTRELSGGYNLTTNNRMELMAAIAALESIKTPGKIKLYSDSKYLVDAMIQGWAKRWQKAGWVRNVKDSVSNVDLWERLLALCAKHQVEFNWVKGHAGDTNNERCDQLSMQFRENPSLPKDEGYNPKPIVKTPGQTKITREGQPCRKCSTPVVRKVPIRKLRSDQPYYFEYYFYCPGCHAQYMVEAAKRHQRET; via the coding sequence ATGAGCAATGCACCTAAAGAAATCATCATCTATACAGACGGCGGGGCGGAGCCTAATCCTGGCCCTGGTGGTTATGGCGTTGTTATTATTGACGAAATAGGCACCCGTGAGCTTTCGGGTGGGTATAACTTAACAACGAATAACCGCATGGAACTGATGGCTGCAATTGCCGCCTTGGAGTCTATTAAAACTCCCGGCAAAATCAAGTTGTACAGTGATTCCAAATACCTGGTGGATGCGATGATTCAAGGCTGGGCTAAGAGATGGCAGAAAGCAGGCTGGGTCCGTAATGTAAAGGACAGCGTATCCAATGTTGATTTATGGGAAAGATTGCTGGCCTTGTGCGCCAAACATCAGGTGGAGTTTAACTGGGTCAAAGGGCATGCCGGGGATACTAATAATGAGAGGTGTGACCAATTATCCATGCAATTCCGAGAAAATCCAAGCCTGCCGAAGGATGAAGGATACAATCCGAAGCCGATTGTTAAGACCCCAGGGCAAACCAAGATCACCAGGGAGGGCCAACCCTGCCGTAAATGTTCTACGCCGGTTGTTAGGAAAGTGCCGATCAGAAAACTAAGGAGTGATCAGCCGTACTATTTCGAATACTACTTTTACTGTCCTGGGTGCCATGCTCAATATATGGTTGAGGCTGCAAAAAGGCACCAGAGAGAAACATAA
- a CDS encoding T9SS type A sorting domain-containing protein, whose amino-acid sequence MRRNSAVFIFLTLAVSMACADIRVNDDTSKNWQGWAAIVSGVQGTALMWQEDIEDSSFLYLQCLDTAGVPIGSNLKLDSKNYRLLPAICKVANSGYAAVWMEIGDSSNGWDVYGQLFNVNGDSIAPAFKVNDNSLAERYCPDIASDSQGNFTVVWMDSRGGWKIYGQQYSAVGGPVGGNIVLGDSAGCDPKVCMKPDGSFAITWQTETNNILWRRFDPTGNPLANSLRINMRDVNLDYAQPCIAVNDSGNYCLSWNRMIGAGMAIMSQFCDSSGSPVDNNIVVNEDTLIWGGHASAISVDNNRFIIGWTDERNWVDNYCQRFYNGSTIEGNNVKISSSATSGERYRQNLVLAANENALYGAWMDLRDTSAGWDIYARKTSYQELGVEGYPDYFIKPGKPVLNANVYPNPSRAQITLRYSMQGIVGQVPVSVKIYNICGQNIDDTYMGLKTSGTYDLKLYGNNRNLRSISAGIYFYRVTAGKLVTRGKFVVLK is encoded by the coding sequence ATGAGAAGAAATAGCGCCGTATTCATTTTTCTGACACTAGCTGTTTCCATGGCCTGCGCCGACATCCGGGTTAATGATGATACTAGCAAAAACTGGCAGGGCTGGGCGGCCATAGTCTCCGGTGTGCAGGGAACGGCTTTGATGTGGCAGGAGGATATAGAGGATAGTTCTTTTTTGTATCTGCAATGTTTGGATACCGCCGGTGTCCCGATAGGCAGCAATTTAAAACTGGATTCCAAAAACTACCGGCTGCTTCCTGCAATCTGTAAAGTTGCGAATTCGGGATACGCCGCAGTCTGGATGGAAATAGGCGATTCTTCCAACGGCTGGGATGTATATGGCCAATTATTTAATGTTAACGGGGATTCCATCGCTCCGGCCTTTAAAGTCAATGACAACAGCCTGGCTGAAAGGTATTGCCCGGATATTGCCTCCGACAGTCAGGGTAATTTTACCGTTGTTTGGATGGATTCCCGCGGTGGGTGGAAGATATATGGACAACAATATTCTGCTGTTGGAGGCCCAGTTGGGGGCAATATAGTATTGGGTGATTCGGCAGGTTGTGACCCTAAAGTATGCATGAAGCCAGACGGCAGCTTTGCGATAACCTGGCAGACAGAAACGAACAATATTTTATGGCGTAGGTTTGATCCCACTGGCAATCCCTTAGCCAATTCTTTGCGGATAAACATGCGCGATGTCAACCTGGATTATGCACAACCCTGTATTGCTGTTAATGATTCAGGCAACTATTGCCTGTCTTGGAACAGGATGATTGGTGCGGGTATGGCCATTATGTCCCAGTTCTGCGATTCATCCGGCTCACCGGTCGACAATAATATAGTAGTAAACGAAGACACGCTGATCTGGGGCGGGCATGCTTCAGCTATTTCGGTGGACAATAACCGCTTTATAATTGGGTGGACTGATGAAAGAAATTGGGTGGACAATTATTGCCAGCGCTTCTACAATGGCAGTACCATAGAAGGCAATAATGTAAAAATAAGCAGTTCAGCTACATCTGGCGAAAGATACCGGCAAAACCTGGTACTGGCAGCAAATGAAAATGCATTATACGGTGCTTGGATGGATTTGCGCGATACTTCAGCCGGTTGGGACATATATGCCCGAAAAACCAGTTATCAGGAATTGGGTGTTGAAGGATACCCCGATTATTTTATCAAACCCGGCAAACCTGTATTAAATGCCAATGTATATCCTAACCCATCACGGGCACAAATTACTTTACGCTATAGTATGCAAGGGATTGTTGGCCAGGTGCCGGTTAGTGTAAAAATATACAATATCTGCGGGCAAAATATTGACGATACATATATGGGCTTGAAGACTTCAGGAACGTATGACTTAAAATTATATGGCAATAATCGTAACTTAAGGTCAATTTCGGCGGGGATATATTTTTACCGGGTAACAGCAGGTAAACTGGTGACCAGAGGTAAGTTCGTAGTTTTAAAATAA
- a CDS encoding prepilin-type N-terminal cleavage/methylation domain-containing protein yields the protein MKNQKGFSLLEFLAAMVIVFALATIGYSQYVTSAENAKQAAIIANMYSIQLSAEDFSTQADGVYAGGINTEVAQVCPANPTNHNVMAGATKQPFPSEALISVDFVNPVDSTHDAIRNGLARKPFGCVYYLGLDAAGNPAGEGNYAVGYKITAMGPYRPLTIICSSGGKGASHEKK from the coding sequence ATGAAAAACCAAAAAGGTTTCTCGTTACTGGAATTCCTGGCAGCAATGGTCATTGTTTTTGCGCTGGCGACCATTGGATATTCACAGTATGTAACCTCCGCTGAAAATGCCAAGCAAGCGGCAATAATTGCCAATATGTACAGCATACAACTTAGCGCCGAAGATTTTTCCACTCAAGCAGATGGTGTTTATGCGGGGGGCATAAATACTGAGGTTGCCCAAGTATGTCCTGCCAATCCCACCAACCATAACGTAATGGCTGGTGCCACCAAGCAACCATTCCCATCTGAAGCGCTTATATCAGTAGATTTTGTCAATCCGGTTGACTCGACGCACGATGCAATAAGAAACGGCCTCGCAAGAAAACCGTTCGGGTGTGTCTATTACTTAGGTTTGGATGCTGCCGGTAACCCCGCAGGAGAAGGGAATTATGCTGTTGGTTATAAAATAACGGCTATGGGACCATACCGTCCGCTTACAATTATTTGTTCAAGCGGAGGAAAGGGGGCCAGTCATGAGAAGAAATAG
- a CDS encoding EamA family transporter: MDSKYSFVQALLAATLFGLSAPLAKLLLGEIEPVMLAALLYLGCGFGLLTLKLVSRLAGSRLTVEALPSQNDFGWLAGATLVGGVAAPIVMMLSLKQTTAATASLLLNFESIATVLIAVLLFKEAVGRRIWIAVAFVALAGMVLSIEPGSKWIVSAGSLGVLMACVLWGLDNNFTQRISAKDPLVIAMVKGIVAGCASLFISWLSGGHLPGLLPILGALGLGFVSYGLSIYMFILSLRGLGTARTGALFGIAPFLGVVGSIILFGLTLTWQFLAALPLMIFGAYLLLTEQHRHYHTHEKCEHTHAHKHDEHHQHDHTGMLLAGVTHSHMHKHSTQPHEHDHTPDIHHRHSHDSHG; the protein is encoded by the coding sequence ATGGACAGCAAATATTCATTCGTTCAAGCATTGCTGGCGGCGACCCTGTTCGGCCTTAGTGCGCCCCTGGCGAAGTTGTTATTGGGCGAGATCGAGCCTGTAATGCTGGCGGCATTGCTTTATTTGGGGTGTGGCTTTGGGCTTTTGACTTTGAAACTGGTTTCACGATTGGCAGGTTCCCGGTTAACGGTAGAGGCCCTTCCGTCACAAAATGATTTTGGATGGCTGGCGGGCGCAACCCTGGTCGGAGGTGTGGCCGCTCCTATAGTGATGATGCTCAGCCTGAAACAGACTACGGCCGCCACTGCTTCCTTGCTGTTGAATTTTGAGAGTATAGCCACCGTATTGATAGCAGTGTTGTTGTTCAAGGAGGCCGTTGGCAGGAGGATCTGGATAGCAGTGGCATTTGTCGCTCTGGCAGGGATGGTTTTGTCAATCGAACCGGGCAGTAAGTGGATCGTTTCGGCAGGGTCACTGGGTGTATTGATGGCTTGTGTCTTGTGGGGCCTGGACAATAATTTCACACAGCGTATATCGGCGAAAGATCCGTTGGTAATAGCCATGGTCAAGGGAATAGTGGCCGGATGTGCATCACTCTTTATTTCGTGGCTATCGGGCGGACATTTACCGGGGTTATTGCCTATCCTTGGCGCGTTGGGGCTGGGATTTGTGAGTTATGGATTAAGCATCTATATGTTTATCTTATCCTTGCGTGGGTTGGGGACCGCCAGGACCGGAGCTCTGTTTGGTATCGCTCCGTTTTTAGGTGTCGTCGGGTCGATTATTCTATTTGGCTTGACGTTGACTTGGCAGTTTCTGGCGGCGTTGCCATTAATGATCTTTGGCGCATATTTGTTGTTGACGGAACAGCACCGGCATTATCATACACATGAAAAATGCGAGCATACCCACGCCCATAAACACGATGAGCATCATCAGCATGATCATACCGGGATGCTTTTGGCAGGGGTCACGCATTCGCATATGCACAAACACTCCACCCAGCCACACGAACATGACCATACACCGGATATACATCATCGCCATAGCCACGATAGCCACGGATAA